A section of the Deltaproteobacteria bacterium genome encodes:
- a CDS encoding DUF3034 family protein has translation MKRVIHLLSLVLLFVFLLSASAIAGPPVVNIEGEGGGGLIPWAYLTNPPVEGKTFGRPTVGATYIFPQNFNVNVYHFNETITDRLELGFARTIFDTTNLLGGNGLNIGIDELTMDTYHAKLLLLKETENLPAVSVSVEYKKNQDVDHADKNGGGAFTAAGLDHASGVDYCLSVTKLYKGWKMPVLINVGSRYTKAVQTGYLGFSKDGNIEPEASLAVFPEANVAVGFEFRGKPNEYKSVPGIGSFREDNWTDFFIAYFPTKGLSITGAVVNFGNVVNRNVNTGFYMNMKYDF, from the coding sequence ATGAAAAGAGTGATTCATTTGCTTTCTCTGGTTCTACTCTTTGTTTTTTTGTTGTCTGCAAGTGCGATTGCCGGTCCGCCGGTTGTCAATATTGAAGGAGAAGGAGGCGGAGGTCTGATCCCCTGGGCCTACCTGACTAACCCTCCGGTAGAAGGTAAGACCTTCGGCCGACCGACGGTGGGTGCCACATATATTTTTCCACAAAATTTTAACGTGAATGTTTATCATTTCAATGAGACCATCACCGACCGTTTGGAGTTAGGTTTTGCCCGGACGATCTTTGACACGACCAACCTCCTTGGGGGAAACGGTTTAAATATCGGCATTGATGAGTTAACCATGGATACCTATCACGCCAAACTCCTTCTGCTCAAAGAGACCGAAAATCTTCCGGCTGTTTCAGTGTCCGTAGAATATAAAAAGAATCAGGACGTGGATCATGCAGACAAAAATGGAGGAGGCGCCTTTACGGCCGCCGGTCTGGATCACGCTTCCGGGGTAGATTACTGCCTTTCAGTGACCAAGCTCTACAAAGGGTGGAAGATGCCGGTTCTTATTAACGTGGGGAGCCGTTACACAAAGGCGGTTCAGACCGGTTATCTCGGGTTCAGTAAGGACGGAAACATTGAACCGGAAGCTTCACTTGCAGTGTTTCCGGAAGCAAACGTGGCCGTCGGTTTTGAGTTTCGGGGCAAACCGAACGAGTACAAGAGCGTCCCCGGGATCGGGTCCTTCCGGGAAGACAACTGGACCGATTTTTTTATTGCCTATTTTCCGACCAAAGGGCTTTCAATTACGGGGGCAGTGGTTAATTTCGGTAATGTTGTGAACCGAAATGTGAATACGGGCTTCTATATGAACATGAAGTATGACTTCTAA
- a CDS encoding PAS domain S-box protein, with product MLIWPFCGSGQNGQKEWEKIIIRTEELLSHGYLDTLVTHKREGDLVLESLHEGILAHDLKRRLFLFNKAAERMTGYRREEVLGKDCHEVFPGKFCGENCSFCKLGNMEIQEQSKEYSVSLISEDGQERTITMNIFPIEGQDSNPIGVVAAFRDITEELSLRKFLETTTTFHGIVGRDPLMQDLFALIEDVAESNVPVLILGESGTGKELVASLIHHLSSRKDRMFVPVNCGAIPEQLIESELFGHVKGAFTGAVREKKGRFELADGGTLFLDEIGDLPLPMQVKLLRVLQNGHFERVGGEKTVRTDVRIIAATNKDLDKAVNQGEFREDLYYRICVLPIYVPPLRDRKGDIPLLATHCLKESLQSRGSKPEEVILGLDAMAILRDYDWPGNVRELQNTIQHALIRCKSKVISPEHLPASLLRAKSRTIQIGHPSDRQRGRKPLALTLETVRDALVSTGGNKKQAAAMLGISRSTLYRYLHTYFSK from the coding sequence ATGCTCATCTGGCCATTTTGCGGTTCTGGGCAGAATGGACAAAAGGAATGGGAGAAAATCATCATCCGGACGGAAGAACTCTTATCACATGGCTACTTAGATACACTTGTTACCCACAAAAGAGAGGGAGATCTTGTTCTTGAGAGTCTTCATGAAGGCATTCTTGCCCATGATCTGAAAAGGCGGCTCTTTCTCTTTAACAAAGCAGCTGAACGCATGACCGGTTATCGCAGAGAAGAGGTCCTTGGAAAGGACTGTCATGAAGTTTTTCCAGGAAAATTCTGTGGAGAGAATTGCTCGTTTTGCAAACTTGGGAATATGGAAATTCAAGAGCAATCGAAAGAGTATTCAGTTTCTCTGATCTCCGAAGATGGTCAAGAACGTACGATTACCATGAACATTTTCCCCATAGAAGGGCAAGACTCAAACCCCATTGGTGTAGTAGCAGCCTTCAGAGACATTACAGAGGAACTGAGTCTTAGAAAGTTTTTGGAAACAACGACCACCTTCCATGGCATTGTTGGCAGAGATCCTCTGATGCAGGATCTCTTTGCTCTCATAGAGGATGTTGCAGAAAGCAATGTTCCTGTGCTGATTCTTGGGGAATCAGGAACAGGAAAAGAGCTTGTTGCATCACTCATACACCATCTAAGTTCCAGGAAAGATCGTATGTTTGTTCCTGTGAATTGTGGCGCCATTCCAGAGCAACTCATTGAAAGCGAACTCTTTGGACATGTGAAAGGAGCGTTTACAGGAGCGGTCAGGGAGAAAAAAGGGCGTTTCGAGCTTGCTGATGGTGGAACACTCTTTCTTGACGAGATAGGGGACCTGCCACTTCCTATGCAGGTGAAACTTCTCAGAGTACTACAGAACGGCCATTTCGAGCGTGTTGGTGGTGAAAAAACCGTCCGTACGGATGTGAGAATTATTGCTGCAACCAATAAAGATCTGGACAAGGCAGTAAATCAAGGAGAGTTCAGAGAAGACCTTTATTACAGGATTTGCGTATTGCCGATATATGTACCGCCACTTAGAGATCGTAAAGGAGACATTCCCCTGCTTGCCACGCATTGTCTGAAAGAGTCACTCCAATCAAGAGGGAGTAAACCGGAAGAGGTCATTCTCGGCTTAGATGCAATGGCAATACTCAGAGACTATGACTGGCCGGGGAACGTAAGAGAACTCCAAAATACTATACAGCATGCCCTGATTCGGTGCAAATCAAAAGTGATTTCTCCGGAACATCTTCCAGCAAGCCTCTTGAGGGCCAAAAGCCGTACAATCCAAATCGGTCACCCATCCGACAGGCAGCGAGGAAGAAAACCTCTTGCCCTCACCCTGGAAACGGTAAGAGACGCACTGGTGAGTACGGGAGGAAACAAAAAACAGGCCGCCGCCATGTTGGGCATTTCAAGGTCCACACTATACAGATATCTCCACACTTATTTCTCTAAGTGA
- the ccoS gene encoding cbb3-type cytochrome oxidase assembly protein CcoS codes for MMWSILLLVFLSLCVGIGVWLFFLWTVKSGQYEDTERAKHRMFDEDEDQ; via the coding sequence ATCATGTGGAGCATTCTTCTCCTTGTATTTCTCAGCCTCTGCGTCGGGATCGGCGTATGGCTCTTCTTTCTCTGGACGGTCAAAAGCGGCCAGTATGAAGATACGGAGAGAGCGAAGCATCGAATGTTTGATGAGGATGAGGACCAATAA
- a CDS encoding heavy metal translocating P-type ATPase yields MSLRACDHCLLPVAEKDALFEVFDGERKVFCCHGCLGIYRLIHSEGLDDFYSNRRGWLPGPPSADPLELSLLEENVRHVGEENVIDLAIEGIRCASCVWLNERILSKTPGVLSAEINYVSHHARIQWDPERVKLTEILEKIRALGYRPRPNLSADRLSEEREHAREDLIRLGTAFFFSMQLFMYSTALYAGYFQGIDPSFKMLFSMIAALLAAPVLFYSGGPIFQGAVRGFFRGAWNMDVLVAMGSGTAFFYSLFQIPQGGEVYFDTAAMIITLILLGRFIEAGAKRRASEAMTRLLSLSPKMARRVTKEGKVEQVATASVEEGEIVEVRPGEKFPFDGRVIAGQSGVDESMLTGEALPVFKKTGTDVFCGTRNGNGTIRFSVLRRGERTLLGQIIGIVEGAQLRRAPVQRMADRVVGIFVPAVFSLSIFTCMFRLFMGTPLSVALMNGISVLVVACPCALGLATPLALLMGTMTASGKGILIKGGDVLERLQKVDTVLFDKTGTLTAGRPSLGHVEGYGRNPEDVIRIARLLESSSEHSLARAFHGEKHSPVAVRHFRAFPGMGVAGEVEGIFFLLGSRSFLEGEGVLFNGTWSTKVMEEVEAGATVIYLGEEGKVKGAVSIHDPLREESKSVVQTLLRAGFDLEMVTGDEAGTAQAVAAGAGIEKVRACLSPVDKAERIRWLQSKGQKVAMVGDGINDAPALATADVGIAMGDGTDIALDTADLILMRSDLTLLPEAFRLAKKTLAVIRQNLFWAFFYNLAALPVAVAGLLHPILSALAMVVSSLCVAGNSLRLKEQ; encoded by the coding sequence ATGTCTCTCCGTGCATGTGATCACTGCCTTCTCCCCGTTGCGGAGAAGGACGCCCTCTTCGAGGTTTTCGATGGCGAGCGGAAGGTCTTTTGCTGTCACGGCTGTCTTGGCATCTATCGGTTGATCCACTCCGAGGGACTGGATGATTTTTACTCGAACCGGCGGGGATGGCTGCCCGGTCCTCCGTCTGCGGATCCGCTGGAACTCTCCCTTCTCGAGGAGAATGTCCGCCATGTTGGTGAAGAAAACGTCATTGATCTCGCCATCGAAGGGATCCGCTGTGCTTCCTGTGTTTGGCTCAATGAACGTATCCTCTCGAAGACACCCGGAGTCCTTTCCGCCGAGATCAATTATGTTTCTCATCATGCCAGAATTCAATGGGATCCGGAACGGGTTAAACTTACCGAAATTTTGGAGAAGATCCGGGCTCTCGGTTACCGGCCCCGTCCCAATCTGTCTGCCGACCGCCTCTCCGAGGAGAGGGAGCACGCCAGAGAGGATCTAATCCGTTTAGGAACGGCTTTCTTCTTCTCCATGCAGTTGTTCATGTATAGCACCGCCCTCTATGCCGGTTACTTCCAGGGAATAGATCCGAGCTTCAAGATGCTCTTTTCCATGATTGCGGCACTTCTTGCAGCGCCGGTACTCTTCTATTCTGGAGGACCGATTTTTCAGGGGGCCGTGCGGGGGTTTTTCCGTGGGGCATGGAACATGGATGTCCTCGTGGCCATGGGGTCTGGTACGGCCTTCTTCTATAGTCTATTCCAGATCCCCCAAGGGGGCGAAGTCTATTTTGATACAGCAGCCATGATCATCACTCTTATCCTGCTGGGGCGGTTTATCGAGGCCGGGGCGAAGCGGCGTGCCTCCGAAGCGATGACCCGCCTCCTTTCTCTTTCTCCCAAAATGGCCCGGCGAGTAACAAAAGAGGGGAAAGTGGAGCAAGTGGCCACTGCGTCGGTCGAGGAGGGAGAGATTGTGGAGGTCCGCCCTGGGGAAAAGTTCCCTTTTGATGGAAGGGTTATTGCCGGACAGTCCGGGGTGGACGAGTCGATGTTGACGGGAGAAGCCCTTCCGGTATTCAAGAAGACCGGGACAGATGTCTTCTGCGGGACCCGGAACGGAAACGGGACAATTCGTTTTTCCGTTCTACGCCGGGGCGAACGAACTCTATTAGGGCAAATTATCGGGATCGTTGAAGGAGCTCAGCTTCGCCGAGCCCCGGTCCAGCGGATGGCCGACCGGGTGGTTGGGATCTTCGTCCCGGCCGTCTTTTCTCTCAGCATTTTCACCTGTATGTTCCGACTCTTTATGGGAACACCCCTTTCTGTTGCGCTGATGAACGGCATATCGGTACTTGTGGTCGCCTGCCCCTGTGCCTTGGGACTTGCCACCCCCCTTGCTCTTCTCATGGGGACGATGACGGCGTCGGGTAAGGGAATTCTAATCAAGGGAGGCGACGTCTTGGAGCGGCTCCAGAAGGTCGACACAGTGCTATTCGATAAAACCGGGACGTTAACGGCGGGCCGACCATCCCTCGGTCACGTCGAAGGGTATGGACGGAATCCAGAAGATGTGATACGGATCGCCCGGTTGCTGGAGTCTTCATCGGAACATTCCCTTGCACGGGCCTTCCATGGAGAAAAGCATAGCCCGGTGGCTGTACGGCACTTCCGGGCCTTTCCGGGGATGGGGGTTGCGGGTGAAGTAGAAGGCATATTCTTCCTCTTGGGAAGTCGTTCTTTTCTGGAGGGCGAAGGTGTCCTATTTAACGGTACTTGGAGCACTAAAGTTATGGAGGAAGTTGAGGCGGGAGCGACCGTCATCTATCTTGGCGAAGAAGGAAAGGTCAAAGGTGCGGTCTCAATCCACGACCCACTGCGGGAGGAATCGAAGAGCGTGGTGCAAACGCTTCTTCGTGCCGGTTTTGATCTGGAGATGGTGACGGGTGATGAAGCAGGAACCGCTCAAGCAGTGGCGGCCGGAGCCGGAATCGAAAAGGTCCGGGCCTGTCTCTCACCTGTCGATAAAGCGGAGCGCATCAGGTGGCTCCAGAGTAAGGGGCAAAAGGTTGCCATGGTGGGGGATGGGATTAACGACGCACCGGCACTTGCCACGGCCGACGTGGGGATTGCCATGGGGGACGGTACCGATATCGCCCTCGATACGGCCGATCTGATCCTCATGCGAAGTGATCTTACACTTCTCCCCGAAGCCTTCCGCCTTGCAAAGAAAACCCTCGCCGTGATTCGCCAGAACCTCTTCTGGGCTTTTTTCTATAACCTTGCAGCCCTCCCTGTTGCTGTGGCCGGTCTGCTCCATCCGATTCTTTCGGCCTTGGCCATGGTGGTCAGTTCTCTCTGTGTAGCCGGAAACTCTCTCCGGCTGAAGGAGCAATAA
- a CDS encoding sulfite exporter TauE/SafE family protein, with product MNTGYLLALSTGLLGGFGHCIGMCGPLVGAFAFRREEGGGTGSGGFIPQLLYHGGRLATYAGVGALMGLTGSFLNVAGKLTGLQNAVDLFAGLFVLFMGVGILRGSGLYRWFEKKNQYILAAAGKTATRSFLLRFFFLGALFGLLPCGLSYSMFMAAAATGNPVSGAFIMFAFGAGTLPSLLVFGVLVGHVGQRLRGWAYRAGGVMVILMGILFLWRGFHVSPCM from the coding sequence ATGAACACAGGGTATCTTCTGGCGCTGAGCACCGGATTGCTGGGTGGTTTCGGCCACTGTATCGGAATGTGCGGTCCCTTGGTGGGTGCCTTTGCCTTCCGCCGAGAGGAGGGGGGGGGCACAGGATCCGGAGGATTCATCCCGCAGCTTCTCTATCATGGGGGAAGGCTTGCGACCTATGCCGGGGTTGGTGCCCTCATGGGACTCACCGGCTCCTTCCTGAACGTGGCGGGGAAACTGACCGGTCTCCAGAATGCTGTCGACCTTTTCGCCGGGTTGTTCGTTCTCTTTATGGGAGTCGGAATCCTCCGCGGTTCCGGGCTCTATCGGTGGTTTGAAAAGAAGAATCAATATATTCTCGCAGCCGCTGGGAAGACTGCAACGAGATCTTTCCTTCTTCGCTTCTTCTTTTTGGGAGCACTCTTTGGGCTTCTCCCCTGCGGACTTTCCTATTCGATGTTCATGGCGGCGGCGGCCACGGGAAATCCGGTCTCCGGTGCCTTTATCATGTTCGCCTTCGGTGCCGGGACTCTTCCCTCCCTTCTCGTATTCGGAGTGCTGGTGGGACATGTCGGACAGCGTCTCCGTGGATGGGCCTACCGGGCTGGCGGCGTGATGGTGATCCTCATGGGGATCCTTTTTCTCTGGCGGGGGTTCCATGTCTCTCCGTGCATGTGA